A stretch of DNA from Pyrenophora tritici-repentis strain M4 chromosome Unknown M4_contig_00033, whole genome shotgun sequence:
GTAACTATCGTTCACCAGCATGCCAAGGCACGCCGGCTAAGCCCCCAAAGGAGCGGATGGTACCAGGAAGGGGGTCGCCAAAGCGTCCCCAATCACCCGCCTCGAACGCGCACACGGCGCATTTCGCTGCGGGCAACTTATTCAATTGCCCCCACTGAGTTCCCCAAGACGTGGTCCGCAACAGAGCCGGACAGGCGTCGCCGCCCGTGACCAGCCCGCTACATGTACGCctcaagaggaggaagcctTCGCCGACTCACGCAGCACAAGGCGCGGATTAGTCGGCGGGGCAGCCCCAAAGGTCTAGGAGATTTTTGGCATAGCCAGCAATCCACAAACCTGAAATGGCCCCGCTCATGGAATTGAGCAGGACTTCAGGTGTCGGGCGCAAGTAGACGGCGCAATGCCTGCGGCACCGTCAGCCTACAAGCACCCAACAGTAGCCGAGTCCTGGGCAACGCGCTGACTAGAGTTAACTTTGCCAACCGCTACCTGGGAAACAAGGCGAGCGAGTATGAAACCAAAAAGTTGCAGCAGCCGCCAATCTGCGCTGCGAACAGCACCAGACGAGCGGCTGCCCGTAAAaataaccaagcagcagaGTCTTTACCCTTTTACAGGCAAGAGTAGCCACCAGGCTTTCTACCAACCCAGTTGCCCACCTAGAGTATGACTACTTTAGGTGTGCTCCTTGTAGTATGTAGGAACGCATGTCGCTCGGCGGTTAtgggtttgcagatccccggccggaaacgacgtcgGAGGTCGGCATTTTTGTATGCAAaatcgcgtagacatgcgcagccccatacaaaccaaatgccagattcaacgagatagctcGTTTTCGCACCCACCGCCACCATTATGCGCCCAAACACGCCGTGTTTAGGCGCAAAAGGATTGTGATGCTTATGCAATTCTTCTGAGCCCACTTGAGAGGCGGTACAgcaggcgacgttgttggcgtAAAAAGTACGCTGCGCATGCAGGCGACTAACGACAAGGCTGGGATTGCGCCACGGACCAAAGCAACGGGTTTTCTGCGTTAGTTCCCGCCATCCCCGCTGCGGGAcaaatggaatgggaacGTGATGGCTCTCTCTCCGTATAGACTGCTTTTGCAGACTACATGGCTGGTTGGGATAGGCGCCAGCTGGACCAAACATTGGGTGGCATCACATGATGCGGCCGCACCTGCAGCTACCGGTCTGTATAAAACCCAGGGTTTTGCTCTTTATTCCCTCGCCCATCTACCAACAATATTTACCCATCATCACAGCTACACAATCGTACCCTTGTACACTCCAAAATGGCCTGGAATCCGCACAGCAGAAATAATACCGGTCGCCCAGAAGTAGTTCCGCAGGATCGCCTGATTGGGAGTGCAAGGATATGAGTTGAAGGTCGAACAGCAACCTATTCGAGCGCGCATGTGTGGATTCGGCGATAAAGACCGCAGGCCTataacgccgccgccatgTATCCGCCTCATCGTCTATGACCGGATTACGGGGCGAGAGCTGGACTTCAACGACATCGACAGCACCTACTTTGTCCTCATGGTGGACCTCTGGAACCAGGAAGGTACCGCCGCTGTCAACCTAGTGCGGCATTCCAGCGCAGCTCCCacagtcagcatcagcagtAGCACAACGACCTCGTATCCGCGCCGCCAGACCGGCAGTACGTAACAACAGCCATTCCGCAGTACGATCCACCGTACAGAATGACGACGCACATGCCGTCATATTCGCATGGCCCCGTAATGGGGTACCCGTACCCGCAGCCTGGACCGCCGGCTAGCTATCCGGCGTACGCCCAAACTTACGGCCAACCACCCCAGGCACCCATAATGCCCCCCGCACCCATGAGTTCAAACCACACGCGCAATCTTATCGGCATGAATGCCGTCAACGCTTGTCGTCTCAACGACCTCGACGGCAAAGCCGGCTTCTGGTTCGTGCTGCAGGATCTGAGCGTCCGGACAGAGGGCACCTTTCGACTCAAGCTCAGCCTCTTCGACATTGGCAGCGGCACAAACACGGTGGTGCCCGAGAGTCAGGGCCCCACACACGGTAAAGGTCCTTGCCTTGCACACAGCTTCTCAGAGCAGTTTACAGTCTACTCTGCCAAGAAGTTCCCAGGTGTAATGAGAGCACACGCTCAGTAAGTGCTTTGCACAGCAGGGTATCAAGATACCGATACGGAAGGATGCACCAAAAGAAATAGTCAACGCAAACGAATATGAGGCGGATGATTAGAAATTAGACTACTTTTGGTTTCATCCTTTTCTTCCGGAATCGAGCATAAATAAAGTCACAGATGGTGTCTCCTCTCGTATCCTGCTGCCCGCAACCCACTGCCCTCCCTCTGCCCACGCCCTCACCTGCGCCAAAAGAGACTGCAAACCGGCTACTATTTCAAATTAGTAGACTTGTTAATAATTCATTAATcaacatgattgattcctgtataggttgaaaaagacttactttattaggcagcctttaacctagatggGAATAATAATGCTAATCCAATtaattgttgacaagtctgcagATTAGGATCCCAAGTAGCCGGCCGCCGTCTATTAGGCCCAGGTACCCCCGCTAGAGTCTAGACACAACGTTGGGCCCAGCTTCTACTCTCCACGACCCCATGGGCCGTTCCAACTGCAGTAAAGCAGTTGATACGATGCCCTCTGACCCCCAGAAGTTGCCTAGTAAATGGGCCGCCTCCAATTTGTGCCAAAGGCGCGAGCAAGAGCGCAGTGCCAACGGCACCCGCCCTCTACAGGCGCCCCAGCGGTTGCCGAAGCCAGGGCAGCAAGTCCACAAGGGGTGAGCTTGCCAATTGCTGCCCGTCAAACAGCGTGTACAAGTATGAAACCGAGTAATGGTCGCCCCGGCATGGCGCTGTAAACAGCCCCAAAACCGCAGCTCCCCAAGCCCATGGCCAGCCAAGCAGCGGGAAACGGTGCCGCATCTAACAAGCAGCCTACACCCGTTGCCGCCGACCATGGGCGAAAATGGTGCAACCCTCGCCGCCTTGGAGCAGCCAGCAGTTGCGTTGCCCTTGTCGGAGCACAATTCAAAGGCCCTCAGTCCAGAACGAGTGGGATTTATACAGCATACGCTGCACTCAGTCCCCCGAATGGCTTTCAAAAAGCCAACCCCACGCCCAAAGCTACAACGACCTCCCACCTGTACGATTGCCCTCTGGCAGGCAATCGTTGCGGCGGGCGCCCCTGTCGCCCAAGCGCCGAATACAAGTCTGAGCACTCGTACCCAGCGACCAGTGTCAATGGCCCTCCTTAACTGCCGTGGGTTTGCAAACCGCCGGCCGGCAACGAACTTTTCAGATCGCCGAGGTCTGTATAAATACAAAAGCGAgcagacatgcgcagcgccctacaagcctaaacgccgaagaaaacaacagcagctgtagtgcgcccACAACGACTACCCCGAGCCGGCCTGCGCAccgccctacaagcctaaacgccgaagaaaacaacggcagctgtagtgcgcccGCAACGACAACCGACTCTCCGGCCCACGGATCCTTTGCCACTGTACTCCAATTGCCCACATCAAGGACCAACGGGCGGCTTTACCAGCAAAAGTTGCCGTCTCAATGCCCAAAGTGCGTGTAGCACACGCCCCGACataggctatatagcctacTAAGCGCGCTATATTTTAATTTTACAAGCAATAGTAGCGGCCAGCGTCAATACAGCCCAGTCACCATATAGAGTCTGAGTACTCCAAGTGGGCTCCTTATAGTATATAGGAACCCCTATTGCTCGGCGGTTATaggtttgcagatccccggccggaaacgacgtcaAAGGTCGTCAATTTTATATGTGAgatcgcgtagacatgcgcagcgccatacaaaccaaatgctagattcaacgagatagcttttTTAACCTTGTAACCTTGGAAACTCAAACCTAATCGCTTTCAAAGTAAGTTTTTATTGGTTTC
This window harbors:
- a CDS encoding Velvet domain containing protein translates to MCGFGDKDRRPITPPPCIRLIVYDRITGRELDFNDIDSTYFVLMVDLWNQEGTAAVNLVRHSSAAPTVSISSSTTTSYPRRQTGST
- a CDS encoding Velvet domain containing protein gives rise to the protein MPPAPMSSNHTRNLIGMNAVNACRLNDLDGKAGFWFVLQDLSVRTEGTFRLKLSLFDIGSGTNTVVPESQGPTHGKGPCLAHSFSEQFTVYSAKKFPGVMRAHAQ